A stretch of DNA from Dokdonia sp. PRO95:
CCGTTTGCATCTTGTATGGACGCAATGCTGGTATGTGTGGCATCACTTTCTATAGCTGCTTTGTGCTTGGGGCTATTGAGCCATCCTCTTACAACTCCTTGTGCTGTTCGGTAACCTTTACCTACGTTTTCACTCACATACTTGGCGCCTTTATTCTTTAAGTAATCACTTCGCTTAAAGAAGTTATCGTGACTCATAAGCCGCTTGTCTACCATATAATTAGTATGATCACGGGCTTGGGCTTGAGATAGGGTAGTGGTTCTCAAGGTACTGATACCAAGAGAGTCTCGGTAGTCATTTACGAGCTGTAAGATGGCAGCTTCTCTAGCGCTATCACTAGGTCTGTTGCTTGTAGAAGTAATGGGTGGACTAGTGGTGGTGTTAGATTTCTTTTTCTTTTTACAACTGGCAGTAAGCACTACCAGAACAAGTAATACGTTTAAAATTCTCATATTTAGACACTTATGGTTAATAGTAGCTAAGTTATAAAAAAAAGAAGACCCTAGCGCTTATAGCAACTAGGGTCTACCAAACTAACCAACCAAAAATCTAATTCTTATCCTCTTCTAGATCTCGTAGATGTGCTTCTACTTGACTTGCTATTTGAGCTTCTGCTCGTGCGCTGCGGTGCAGCTTTACGAGATGAAGATCGCTGAGTGTTTACTTTACTTGAGCTTCTACTCTTAGTAGATACCGCTCTTTTTTGTGAGGTACGAGGTGCAGCTTTAGACTGTGTACGTGATCCTCTATTTGTTGCTACAGACTTAGTACTTCTGTTTGTAGTACGCGTTGTAGGTCTTATTGTTCTAGGAGTACTTTTACGTACGCTATTACCAGATCTAGAAGATGCCGTAGGGCGTTGTCTAGGTGTAGTAGCTACTGTAGGTCTTCCTCGTTGTGTTTCATTACGATTAGAGATTACAGCACGCTTGTTTGTACTTCTTCTTGACGTTGTAGTAGCAGTACCTCTCTGTGCACCATTACGGCTAGTAGATTGTGCTACACGACCATTTCTACTTGATGTATTTGCGCTAGATGTTCTACGTGCAGAAGTATTATTCCTTCTTGTAGTAGTAGTGTTAGCACGACTTGCAACGCGTCCTGTGTTTGCTCTTGTAAAGCGAGCGTTATTACGGTCTACATTATCGCGTCTACCATTATTGTGAGCTACACGACCTCTATCTGGACGTCTAAAGTCACGGCGAGCATTTGCATACCCACGGTTGTAACCTCTACTATAATTGTTTCT
This window harbors:
- a CDS encoding CAP domain-containing protein; the protein is MRILNVLLVLVVLTASCKKKKKSNTTTSPPITSTSNRPSDSAREAAILQLVNDYRDSLGISTLRTTTLSQAQARDHTNYMVDKRLMSHDNFFKRSDYLKNKGAKYVSENVGKGYRTAQGVVRGWLNSPKHKAAIESDATHTSIASIQDANGIWYDTQLFIDF